The following coding sequences lie in one Chanos chanos chromosome 4, fChaCha1.1, whole genome shotgun sequence genomic window:
- the lrit2 gene encoding leucine-rich repeat, immunoglobulin-like domain and transmembrane domain-containing protein 2 produces the protein MDTLCIAFFISLLVVFVSQIFSQCLPECTCTTDRYGRSLLCMETTLNGIQEMIPEEFTKIRIEKSHFSEIPGAAFSRNKALENLWLNFNDITIVNIKFLEGLTNLTELRLQGNKLRSIPWTAFEDTPALKVLDLKHNLLDVIPEYALKFLPNLTYLDLSFNQLTVISKDVFWNWPLYQAVVQNEERETYRPNVVLALHENPWICDCRLKGFVEFVTSLSPPVILMNSYLSCSGPKFREGKFFHEVDLEPCAKPVATAPVTNVTAASGENITLSCLAMARPEPAVWWTYALKILRGFHETQIHVDEDTIKSQLIIPSIHLADRGVYTCTANNFIGNTSVSVLVDVKAPNEGMPLSPAFPPAAADENVYIDIRIAKQTIYGISIDWYAALEKPAETWFTVHFGPYDAAKKELIYIGPGINTYSVTDLRPATKYEICVTLKNQAPRSGQCIIFVTGSAISEREQREKLVHIVVIVCAMVLAVPAGMYACTTDMKFNCFDRCSEMWKNRRRSQHLSRPDERQGTFDSLQAASDEGLCKESSEDRKARRRSDDRVQKAKADRKPRAELY, from the exons ATGGATACCCTCTGTATCGCATTTTTCATAAGCTTActggttgtgtttgtgagtcagattttttcacagtgtttgcCTGAGTGCACGTGCACGACCGACCGTTATGGGAG GTCACTTCTGTGCATGGAGACTACGTTAAATGGGATCCAAGAAATGATCCCCGAAGAGTTTACAAAAATCCGCATAGAGAAATCACATTTTAGTGAAATACCCGGGGCTGCGTTTTCACGGAACAAAGCACTGGAAAATCTCTGGTTAAATTTCAACGACATCACCATCGTCAATATAAAGTTTTTAGAGGGTTTGACTAATCTGACGGAACTCAGACTACAGGGGAACAAACTCCGTTCAATACCATGGACAGCTTTCGAGGACACGCCTGCCCTAAAAGTCCTGGATCTGAAGCACAACCTCTTAGACGTTATACCTGAGTACGCGTTGAAATTCTTGCCAAATCTTACTTATTTAGACCTGTCGTTCAATCAGCTCACAGTGATATCTAAGGATGTTTTCTGGAACTGGCCTTTGTATCAAGCAGTCGTTCAAAACGAAGAGCGAGAGACATACAGACCAAATGTAGTTTTGGCGTTACATGAAAATCCTTGGATTTGTGACTGTCGCCTGAAAGGTTTCGTTGAATTCGTCACATCGTTAAGTCCTCCTGTCATCCTCATGAACTCGTATTTGTCATGTTCCGGCCCAAAGTTCAGAGAAGGCAAGTTTTTCCACGAAGTGGATTTGGAACCGTGCGCGAAACCCGTGGCTACTGCCCCTGTCACCAACGTCACCGCGGCGTCGGGTGAAAATATCACTCTTTCTTGCTTAGCTATGGCCAGACCCGAGCCTGCTGTCTGGTGGACATATGCTCTTAAGATACTAAGAGGATTCCATG AGACTCAGATCCACGTGGATGAGGACACAATCAAGTCTCAGCTCATCATTCCATCTATTCATCTGGCCGACCGTGGGGTCTACACCTGCACTGCCAACAACTTCATCGGCAACACCTCCGTCAGCGTTCTCGTGGACGTCAAAGCTCCGAATGAGGGgatgcctctctctccagccttcCCTCCAGCGGCCGCCGACGAAAACGTCTACATCGACATCCGGATCGCCAAGCAGACCATCTACGGCATCTCAATCGACTGGTACGCCGCGCTTGAGAAACCGGCCGAGACCTGGTTCACCGTCCACTTCGGACCGTACGACGCGGCTAAGAAGGAGCTGATCTACATCGGCCCGGGAATCAACACCTACTCGGTCACGGACCTCAGGCCGGCCACGAAGTACGAAATCTGCGTGACGCTGAAGAATCAAGCGCCCAGAAGCGGGCAGTGCATCATCTTTGTGACTGGCAGCGCCATCAGCGAGAGGGAGCAGAGGGAAAAGCTCGTTCACATCGTCGTCATCGTGTGCGCCATGGTGTTGGCCGTGCCGGCTGGCATGTACGCCTGCACCACCGACATGAAGTTTAACTGCTTCGACCGCTGCTCGGAGATGTGGAAGAACCGGAGGCGGTCGCAGCACTTAAGCAGGCCCGACGAAAGACAGGGCACGTTCGACAGTCTCCAGGCGGCCAGTGACGAGGGCCTTTGCAAAGAGTCCAGCGAGGACCGTAAAGCCAGAAGGCGATCGGATGACAGAGTTCAAAAGGCCAAAGCTGACCGCAAGCCTAGAGCTGAACTCTACTGA
- the lrit1a gene encoding leucine-rich repeat, immunoglobulin-like domain and transmembrane domain-containing protein 1a has translation MMFAILWGVLLAPSAFPLVRSSCPSQCSCFYHNLSDGSRARSVICNDPEISVVPASFPVDTSKLRIEKTAIKRIPSEAFNYLSNLEFLWMSFNVLSSLNADSFRGLYNLEELRLDGNALTSFPWESVVDMPSLRLLDLHNNQLSSIPSEATLYIKNLTYLDLSSNNLLTMPSELLTTWLAVKPVQGTEGSKMILGLHDNPWLCDCRLYDLVQFQKAPSLSVAFIDTRLRCAEPESLSGVLFSDAEVRRCQGPRVHTAVARVRSAVGNNVLLRCGTIGVPIPELAWRRADGKPLNGTVQQENSKEGIVWSILSVPAVSFRDSGKYICKATNYAGSAEAVISLIITDSPKAENQSSNVKNVKGKKPNPLVKAAYQEKLVARYVTPATTPATPPLAPLAYTGPYPDSVGYGTADSGTNAQTTDGLLDLEKTNLSNLAANTSSLQQDPDRVVRSVKVIGDTDYTVCLNWRAPKAKNTTAFSVLYAVFGERDMRRINVSPGNNRIIIEGLVPKTKYIACVCVKGLIPKKEQCVIFSTDAAASANGTQKLINVVVITVACVIAVPLTVIVCCGALKRKIQKFLGKNSKNIQDSYVTFETLSPGTKAKGLEGEYLTRLNPEESNRLLSARSSLDSESTAKIEGQPNEYFC, from the exons ATGATGTTTGCCATTCTTTGGGGTGTCTTGCTGGCGCCGAGTGCGTTTCCTCTCGTGCGGAGCTCTTGTCCATCTCAGTGCAGCTGCTTTTATCATAATCTGAGTGATGGCTCTCGCGCGAG GAGCGTCATTTGTAATGACCCTGAAATCTCTGTGGTACCTGCGAGCTTCCCTGTCGACACCTCCAAACTGAGAATAGAGAAAACCGCGATCAAAAGGATCCCGAGCGAAGCTTTTAACTACCTCTCCAATCTGGAATTTCTGTGGatgtcttttaatgttttgtccTCACTGAACGCCGACAGTTTCCGCGGCTTGTACAACTTGGAAGAGCTGCGACTGGATGGCAATGCACTTACTTCGTTTCCATGGGAATCGGTTGTGGACATGCCTAGTCTGAGACTGCTAGACCTGCACAACAACCAGCTCTCCTCTATCCCATCTGAGGCTACACTGTACATTAAAAACTTGACATATTTGGACCTATCCAGCAACAACCTTCTAACGATGCCGTCAGAGCTGCTTACTACATGGTTAGCGGTTAAACCTGTCCAAGGCACAGAGGGTTCAAAAATGATCCTTG GTCTGCATGACAACCCTTGGCTTTGTGACTGTCGGCTGTACGACCTGGTCCAGTTCCAGAAAGCTCCGTCTCTGTCGGTGGCCTTTATCGACACCAGGTTGAGGTGTGCTGAACCCGAGAGTCTGTCAGGAGTCTTGTTTAGCGACGCAGAGGTTAGGCGATGCCAGGGACCGAGAGTCCACACGGCCGTGGCCCGCGTCAGGAGCGCAGTGGGCAATAACGTGCTCCTGCGCTGCGGCACCATCGGGGTCCCTATCCCTGAGCTGGCCTGGAGAAGGGCAGATGGGAAACCGCTGAACGGGACAG TTCAGCAAGAGAATTCCAAGGAGGGAATCGTTTGGTCTATTCTGAGTGTTCCGGCGGTCTCCTTCCGCGACTCTGGGAAGTACATCTGTAAAGCCACAAATTATGCTGGAAGTGCAGAGGCGGTCATTTCTTTGATCATTACTGACTCTCCAAAGGCAGAGAATCAATC TAGCAATGTAAAGAATGTTAAAGGGAAGAAGCCAAACCCCCTTGTTAAGGCAGCCTATCAGGAAAAACTGGTTGCCAGATATGTCACCCCTGCAACAACCCCTGCCACACCCCCTCTTGCACCACTGGCATACACTGGCCCCTACCCAGATTCTGTGGGGTACGGCACTGCAGACAGCGGAACAAACGCGCAAACGACCGACGGTCTTCTGGACCTGGAGAAAACCAATCTGAGCAACCTCGCGGCCAACACGTCCTCGCTGCAGCAAGACCCCGACAGGGTGGTTCGCTCGGTCAAAGTGATAGGGGACACGGACTACACCGTCTGCCTGAACTGGAGAGCCCCTAAAGCCAAGAACACCACGGCGTTCAGCGTCCTCTATGCCGTGTTTGGGGAGAGGGACATGCGGAGGATTAATGTCAGTCCTGGCAACAACAGGATCATCATTGAGGGCCTGGTTCCAAAAACCAAATAcattgcctgtgtgtgcgtcAAGGGCCTGATCCCCAAAAAGGAGCAGTGTGTAATCTTCTCAACAGATGCGGCAGCTAGCGCTAATGGGACCCAAAAGCTCATTAATGTGGTTGTAATCACGGTGGCCTGCGTGATCGCCGTGCCCCTGACGGTGATCGTCTGCTGCGGGGCgcttaaaagaaaaatccagaaaTTTCTGGGCAAAAACTCGAAAAACATTCAGGATTCATATGTCACGTTTGAGACTCTCTCCCCTGGCACCAAAGCCAAAGGCTTAGAGGGGGAGTATCTGACCAGACTGAACCCAGAGGAGTCCAACAGACTGCTTTCAGCCAGGTCCAGCTTGGACTCGGAGTCCACGGCTAAAATTGAGGGACAACCGAACGAATACTTCTGCTGA
- the rgra gene encoding retinal G protein coupled receptor a: MVTSYPLPEGFSDFDVFSLGSCLLVEGLLGFFLNAVTVVAFLKIRELRTPSNFLVFSLALADMGISMNATVAAFSSFLRYWPYGSDGCQTHGFQGFVTALASIHFIAAIAWDRYHQYCTRTKLQWSTAITLVIFIWLFTAFWSAMPLIGWGEYDYEPLRTCCTLDYSKGDRNYVSYLIPMSIFNMAIQVFVVLSSYQAIDKKFKKTGQAKFNCSTPLKTMLLCWGPYGILAFYAAVENANLVSPKLRMMAPILAKTSPTFNVFVYALGNENYRGGIWQFLTGQKIETPQIENKSK, translated from the exons ATGGTTACTTCCTATCCTTTACCGGAGGGATTCTCTGACTTCGATGTGTTCTCCTTGGGGTCTTGTCTTCTCGTGGAGG GTCTCCTTGGATTTTTCCTGAATGCTGTCACGGTTGTTGCTTTCCTTAAAATACGAGAATTACGGACCCCAAGTAATTTCCTTGTGTTTAGTTTGGCTTTGGCTGATATGGGAATTTCTATGAATGCCACCGTTGCCGCATTTTCAAGCTTTCTGAG ATACTGGCCTTATGGATCAGATGGGTGCCAGACCCATGGTTTCCAGGGCTTCGTGACTGCTTTGGCCAGTATCCACTTCATTGCCGCCATAGCCTGGGACAGATATCACCAGTACTGCACCA GAACGAAGCTGCAGTGGAGCACGGCCATCACCTTGGTGATCTTCATCTGGCTGTTCACTGCCTTCTGGTCAGCaatgcctctgattggctggggaGAGTATGACTACGAACCTCTGAGGACCTGCTGCACTCTGGACTACAGCAAGGGCGACAG GAACTACGTGTCCTACTTGATCCCTATGTCCATCTTCAACATGGCCATCCAGGTGTTTGTGGTGCTGTCCTCCTACCAGGCCATCGACAAGAAGTTCAAGAAAACAGGCCAGGCCAAG TTCAACTGCAGCACCCCACTGAAGACCATGCTGCTCTGTTGGGGACCCTATGGAATTCTGGCTTTCTATGCCGCCGTGGAGAACGCCAACCTGGTTTCTCCCAAACTGAGAATG atgGCTCCCATTCTGGCCAAGACTTCTCCCACCTTCAACGTGTTTGTTTACGCCCTGGGTAACGAGAACTACAGGGGCGGCATCTGGCAGTTCCTCACAGGGCAGAAGATCGAAACACCTCAAATTGAAAACAAGTCCAAATAA